Proteins encoded in a region of the Leifsonia sp. PS1209 genome:
- a CDS encoding NAD(P)/FAD-dependent oxidoreductase gives MTDSLDAIVVGSGPNGLAAAVTMARAGMRVRVYERAATVGGGTRTSELTLPGFHHDVCSAVHPMAFASPFFRAFGLAERVGFVIPEVSYAHPLADGTSGIAYRDLDRTVDALGVDGRAWRGLMEPLVRHAADIAGISAGHLLHIPTPLSAAVPLGLAVLEHGTPAWSARFRGRHAPAMIAGLAAHSIQPLPSLAAAATGIVIGAYAHAHGWPIPVGGSQAIADALAAELVRLGGEVVLEHPVSSLAELPPARAVLLDVSARTMLDLAGGAFPPRYERAVRAFRYGPGVAKVDFALSGPVPWTDQELAKAATVHLGGTQAEVQAAERAVARGRHADAPFILASQPSTFDPSRAPDGAHTLWTYTHVPSGSDVDQRETITRAIERLAPGFRDLVVGCHSTTAVDAARYNPNYVGGDIYAGAPSIRQLLKRPVLSADPWRTPLRGVYLCSSSTPPGPGVHGLSGWNAARSALRHEFGVLDDPMGADDGDRTGGIAAG, from the coding sequence GTGACGGACAGTCTCGACGCCATCGTCGTCGGCAGCGGCCCCAATGGACTGGCCGCTGCCGTCACGATGGCCAGGGCCGGGATGCGCGTCCGCGTCTACGAGCGAGCGGCCACCGTGGGCGGAGGCACCCGCACCAGCGAGCTGACCCTCCCCGGCTTCCACCACGACGTCTGCTCCGCCGTGCACCCGATGGCGTTCGCCTCCCCGTTCTTCCGGGCGTTCGGGCTGGCGGAGCGGGTGGGGTTCGTGATTCCCGAGGTGTCGTACGCGCATCCACTGGCCGATGGCACCTCCGGGATCGCCTACCGCGACCTGGACCGCACGGTCGACGCCCTCGGCGTGGACGGGCGGGCCTGGCGTGGGCTGATGGAGCCGCTGGTGCGGCACGCGGCGGACATTGCAGGCATCTCCGCCGGGCACCTCTTACACATCCCGACCCCGCTGTCGGCCGCGGTGCCTCTCGGGCTGGCGGTGCTCGAACACGGGACCCCGGCTTGGTCGGCGCGCTTCCGCGGCAGGCACGCTCCGGCCATGATCGCCGGTCTCGCGGCACACTCCATCCAGCCGCTGCCGTCTCTGGCGGCCGCAGCCACCGGCATCGTGATCGGCGCGTACGCGCACGCCCACGGCTGGCCCATCCCCGTCGGCGGCAGCCAGGCCATTGCCGACGCGCTCGCCGCGGAGCTGGTGCGGCTCGGCGGCGAGGTGGTGCTCGAGCATCCGGTGTCGTCGCTCGCCGAACTGCCTCCGGCGCGTGCCGTTCTGCTCGACGTGAGTGCTCGCACGATGCTCGATCTCGCGGGCGGGGCGTTCCCGCCGAGGTACGAGCGCGCTGTCCGGGCGTTCCGGTACGGCCCCGGCGTCGCCAAGGTCGACTTCGCGCTCTCCGGTCCCGTGCCGTGGACAGACCAGGAGCTCGCGAAGGCCGCCACCGTGCACCTCGGCGGCACCCAGGCCGAGGTGCAGGCCGCGGAGCGCGCCGTCGCGCGCGGTAGGCACGCGGACGCCCCGTTCATCCTGGCGTCGCAGCCGAGCACGTTCGACCCGTCCCGCGCCCCCGACGGCGCACACACGCTGTGGACGTACACGCACGTCCCGTCCGGCTCGGACGTCGATCAGCGCGAGACGATCACTCGCGCCATCGAGCGCCTCGCCCCCGGCTTCCGTGACCTCGTCGTCGGCTGCCACAGCACGACGGCCGTGGATGCGGCCCGCTACAACCCGAACTACGTGGGCGGCGACATCTACGCGGGTGCTCCGAGCATCCGGCAGCTGCTCAAGCGGCCCGTTCTGTCCGCCGACCCGTGGCGGACGCCGCTCCGGGGGGTCTATCTGTGCTCGTCCTCCACCCCGCCGGGGCCGGGCGTGCACGGACTGTCCGGCTGGAACGCCGCCCGTTCAGCACTGCGTCACGAGTTCGGCGTGCTGGACGATCCGATGGGCGCGGACGACGGCGATCGCACCGGCGGCATCGCCGCCGGGTGA
- a CDS encoding HTTM domain-containing protein produces the protein MTVSGFFRRLGALVADLLQRGMRGALALVRSLYLQGESWILDGKRASYGLAVTRILLGTMMLGLMLTNFSTRFYTWGAGMAWSGQFAYPANDFVKLWPFRMFLDQAQNPFLFTVLYLIAILLAVSFAIGYRTRLSQFLLFFFWVALVESNSNVNDQSDNLTRIALMVMFFTAAGDRWSMDARRRRKAEERAQERGTNAVFLVRWWRYQRVVPEHYTNILHNFAIIALAAQVSFIYVSGGLYKAGGAPWSGGTAIYDPIHVTQFGPWPELSAFVTTWGPGVAFATLLTLMVQVSFPLLLMRRGTRIFALVVMLGFHIGIAVLMGLPWFSLAMIAIDAIFIRDVTYLQLSGGLAKAWRRTRTAGASMEAPADAAADADAAPARDADHDTDPAEEDVPVLASTASAP, from the coding sequence ATGACCGTCTCCGGCTTCTTCCGCAGGCTCGGCGCCCTGGTCGCCGACCTCCTCCAGCGCGGGATGCGCGGGGCGCTCGCCCTCGTGAGGTCCCTGTATCTGCAAGGCGAGTCCTGGATCCTCGACGGCAAGCGCGCCTCGTACGGCCTCGCGGTCACGCGCATCCTGCTCGGCACGATGATGCTCGGGCTGATGCTCACGAACTTCTCCACGCGGTTCTACACCTGGGGCGCCGGCATGGCGTGGAGCGGACAGTTCGCCTATCCCGCCAACGACTTCGTGAAGCTGTGGCCGTTCCGGATGTTCCTGGATCAGGCGCAGAATCCGTTCCTCTTTACTGTGCTGTATCTGATCGCGATCCTGCTCGCGGTGAGCTTCGCCATCGGCTACCGCACCAGGCTCTCGCAGTTCCTCCTTTTCTTCTTCTGGGTCGCGCTGGTCGAGTCGAACTCGAACGTCAACGACCAGAGCGACAACCTCACGCGCATCGCACTGATGGTCATGTTCTTCACGGCAGCGGGCGACCGGTGGTCGATGGATGCGCGTCGCCGCAGGAAGGCGGAGGAGCGGGCGCAGGAGAGGGGCACGAACGCGGTGTTCCTCGTGCGCTGGTGGCGGTACCAGCGGGTCGTTCCCGAGCACTACACGAACATCCTGCACAACTTCGCCATCATCGCGCTGGCGGCGCAGGTCTCGTTCATCTATGTCTCCGGCGGCCTCTACAAAGCAGGGGGTGCGCCGTGGTCGGGCGGCACGGCCATCTACGACCCCATCCACGTGACCCAGTTCGGTCCGTGGCCGGAGCTGAGCGCCTTCGTCACCACGTGGGGGCCCGGCGTCGCCTTCGCCACCCTGCTGACGCTGATGGTGCAGGTCAGCTTCCCGCTGCTGCTGATGCGCCGCGGCACCCGCATCTTCGCGCTGGTTGTGATGCTCGGCTTCCACATCGGCATCGCCGTGCTGATGGGGTTGCCGTGGTTCTCGCTGGCGATGATCGCGATCGACGCGATCTTCATCCGCGACGTGACGTACCTGCAGCTCAGCGGCGGTCTGGCCAAGGCGTGGCGGAGGACGCGCACAGCCGGTGCGTCGATGGAGGCACCCGCCGACGCCGCGGCCGACGCTGACGCCGCCCCCGCCCGGGACGCCGACCACGACACCGACCCCGCCGAGGAAGACGTCCCCGTGCTCGCGTCCACCGCCTCCGCTCCGTGA
- a CDS encoding DUF5819 family protein — translation MSVLSPERDMEGGIDAPPPERGKRRSRGARIALAIVALVTVWHIFASFLWIGPPTPLRQVVPGNLLTQYMIPWLGQSWSVFAPEPINGDYDLKVRAILADKDGAEIATEWISTVDAEQKMLVHNLFPPRASNLAVKQASALKGAWDALTPEQQKIAELNYFKGDDWLGRMQAAMNEANGQKNPMVVASYIVQERYTDAYAVQAARAVWGKTVVRVQYMTSRQNIIPFAERNNPNAKLPPLQFATTGWRGLIVMPGQSEEQFAEIFAPLHAKVSKK, via the coding sequence ATGAGCGTGCTATCACCCGAACGAGACATGGAGGGCGGGATCGACGCCCCGCCGCCGGAGCGCGGCAAACGCAGAAGCCGCGGAGCCCGGATCGCGCTCGCCATCGTCGCCTTGGTCACCGTGTGGCACATCTTCGCGAGCTTCCTCTGGATCGGCCCGCCCACCCCGCTCCGCCAGGTCGTGCCAGGCAATCTGCTGACCCAGTACATGATCCCGTGGCTCGGTCAGAGCTGGAGCGTGTTCGCGCCGGAGCCGATCAACGGCGACTACGACCTCAAGGTCCGTGCCATCCTGGCGGACAAAGACGGCGCCGAGATCGCCACGGAGTGGATCTCCACCGTCGACGCCGAGCAGAAGATGCTGGTGCACAACCTGTTCCCGCCCCGCGCATCCAACCTCGCCGTCAAGCAGGCGTCCGCGCTCAAGGGGGCGTGGGATGCGCTGACCCCCGAGCAGCAGAAGATCGCCGAGCTCAATTACTTCAAGGGCGACGACTGGCTCGGCAGGATGCAGGCCGCGATGAACGAGGCGAACGGCCAGAAGAACCCGATGGTCGTCGCGTCGTACATCGTGCAGGAGCGGTACACCGACGCATATGCGGTCCAGGCCGCCAGGGCCGTCTGGGGCAAAACGGTCGTGCGGGTGCAGTACATGACCAGCCGCCAGAACATCATCCCGTTCGCCGAGCGGAACAACCCGAACGCGAAGCTGCCCCCGCTGCAGTTCGCGACCACCGGCTGGCGCGGTCTCATCGTCATGCCAGGACAGTCGGAGGAGCAGTTCGCCGAGATCTTCGCTCCCCTCCACGCGAAGGTGAGCAAGAAATGA